Part of the Plasmodium malariae genome assembly, chromosome: 9 genome is shown below.
TGCTGctcttaatattatttctactctttttattactattgctattACTGTTGTCACTGATAGTGCCTAAGTTCAAGGAATGAGAAGCGTGGCTGTTCTTGTTTGTTCTTTTTGTCCTTCTTGTTAGCTTTATCCTCTTTTTATTATGGCCACCATGGTTATCGTTATGATTATCATTATGATTATCGTTATCGTTATCGTTATCGTTATTGTAGTTGTAGTTGTAGTTGTAATTACTGTTGCTGCTGCTTctactactgctattattGTTGATATTCCCAAAAGGGTTATGCGTGTCATGACTGCTGGAATATGATACTTCTTTCTTATTTCGCCCTATTGAGGCCGTTATATCTGAGTCTTCTCCCCTTATACCCGtggtttttttaaataatgaatccttagaatatatattagactCATTTTTTGAGTACCCATTACTAATTTTTGTCTTAATATTGTTGTATGAAGATTTGGTATATACAGATTTATTCGAACTGTCAGTACTAAAATTGTAATGGAGCTTGTTgttagcattttttttttttttatcaaaaattcTCTCAGTAAAAACCGTTTTAGTTATGTCTTGCCCATCCAATTGATTATGATTATCttctttataaatatctttgtttattctttttaaccTGACTTTATTCTTTCTCGTGTTAGGAAGTAGGTAATCGTTCTCTTCACTCATGGAAGGCTCTTGTTCTAAATCTTGTAAgttttgtaaattataattactaACATTGACAAGGAGgcttttattattgttcataTCCCCTTGTATGTGAAATTTAACTGCACTAGTACTGTTtgctttttccttttctagTCTTCCCATATTAGCTATCTTTTCCCCTTCTTCTTCCTTCTCCttatcaaaataataatagggATCTGTGTGAACTtctcttttgtttttctgaATACTCTTTTGAATAATTTCTTTTCGTCTTCTATTTTCTCCAAACGAATCATCACTTGAGTGTTGCTCTTCACACTTTTCCTTATCAAGCTTTTCAGAACTTAAAAAAGAggagttattattttttaattttatggaCCACTGGATTAGCTTCTCTCTCTCTTCCTTGAGTTTGCGTAGTGGGTCAACTGAGTTTCTTGGTTTTTTTCCTGACTCGCACAGATTACCTTCTTCCACCATTTcgtaatttttctttttcctttccaTCCTCACAGTGTTAGGATAAAGAATATGCTATCCGTTGGTCCGTCTGTCTAACTATATACTtgtctatatatgtatatgtacgtatgtgtttatgtataattacaGTGATTATTTAACTCTTAAATGGGTAATGCAAATTAAGAAATGTCTCTTTCCTTGCACTCTTATAATTAGAAAAGGGCGATATTTTGTGTGGGATTCAacaaaaatggtaaaaaatgaaacaaaacaaaacaaaaaaatggcTACATGAAGGGGTAATTACGAAGCTTCGCACAAAGAAATTTTATCCCTTACTGCAAAGGTCATGTATACACGATGAATATGTGATGGATATGTGATAAATATGTGATGAATATTTGATGAATATGTGATGGATATGTGATAAATATGTGATGAATATGTGATAAATATGTGATGAATATTTGATGAATATGTGATGGATATGTGATAAATATGTGATGGATATTTGATGAATATATGATGGATATGTGATAAATATGTGATAAATATGTGATGAATATGTGATAAATATGTGATGAATATGTGATGAATATGTGATAAATATGTGATGAATATGTGatgaatatgtataatattatgtaatagTGTGGTGTATTGTCTACTTGaggaaaataatgatatgcGTGTGTGTAGTACTTAGGTGTGTAGTTCTTATGTTACTCTTGTACCCATGTACTAATATCATTTGAAAATGTGTCGGAATAAAGGAATTAATAAGTATTGCTTCATATTTTAGTATATTACTTATAAGCGtgcaacaaaaaaaaaaaagaaaaaaaaaaaaaaaaaaaaaaatatattaaaattttaaattattatacaaagAAAGGTAGGGGTGTgtggaaaaaaaggagagtGAAGAAGGTGAAGAAGGTGAAGAATGTGAAGCATACGGAAAAGCAGAAAGAGAAGAAACAAAACGAGAAACagaaaagaatgaaaaaacaaaattaccaaaaataaaatgtccAACCATTACATAATTACCCGCATGTGTGTCATCAAATGACCAGAATGCATATTACTGTtacaaagtaaaaataaataatttttttttctgcattttgtttaaaattgtttgaaaaatatgtaacaCTTTGTacaaattacttttttagaatattccgttatttcgttatttcgTTGTATCGTTACTTCTTTACCTCTTTATTCTTTACCTCTTTATTCTTACCTCTTCATTCTTTACCCCTTTATTCTTTacttctttctttctttttttaaatgcgCCAAGCTCTGTCGCATGCAGTGTGTTTATTgtaactattttatttttttaaaaggaacACAAAGGAATTCTAAAAATACTTAAAACGTTTTAGTTAATgtcttattattttgtttttgttttgttgtGAGCGTCTGAACTGGTATGCTGTAATGGCATTACAtgcatgtgtatgtatgggTAATTATTGTAAGTATGCATAAATAGgtgtacgtatgtgtatatacgtatgtataatgtataacatttttttggTTCGCGTTTTACACAGTAGTTCCTGTAGTGcactacaaaaaaaaaaaaaataaataaataaaaaaaaatattaaaacaaagcaaaaagaaaaatacaaaaataatataaataaaaataaagattaaaaggaagaaacaaaaaagaaagaatagaagaaataaatgaagTAATAATGTAACGATGTGACAATGTAATGATGTGACAATGTAATGATGTAACGATGTAATGATGTAACGATGTAACGATGTAATGATGTAACGATGTAATGATGTAACGATGTAATGATGTAATGATGTAATGATGTAATGATGCAATATTACAAGTCAGAAAAAGTTTTTAATTGATAAAGGTAGTAACAGCACTTAAAAACGCTTAACATATTTGCAGAAGGAATAATGACAAAGAATACTTTAAGAAttacaagaaaaaatgaaaacatttaattaaatataaccGTTTTATTAAAGCAGGAACAATgtttagaatttttttttttttccttttttttattcattgttctttttatttgttttctttttttgagttaaaaaaaaaaaaaaattaaacttgaaaaatgaaacatgaaacatgaaaaatgaaaaatgaaaaacgaAATAAGGAAAATTGAACATGTGTATGGAATTGAATATGTATcagagaaaaaggaaaaaaaaaaaaaggttttatttgtgttaataattttatctctatattatatgtataatctCTATGCGGTACGCTTGACTGAGTATGGAACGTGTTTATACGCGCTTGTACTGTCAGAACATCGCGTGAGAGAAAAGAGAAACAAAGAAGTGTATGTGAATGTGCACATGTTTGCGTGTGCGTTTATGTGtgtgtttacatatatgtttatgtttatctttgtgtgtgtacgtatgtaggtatatgcataaatatattgtgaTATGTTAGAAAgtgaaaatatgaataagaGAGTGTTTATTAAGAAacaaagaaagaaaaaaaaaaataccttaCGATATGCAACATACaacatataacatataacgATGTACATGAAAGAACAAACTAATGAGAggaatagaataaaaatttatgaaaatgtGTATAAGTACAATTGAAACAATTGCTCTTAAGCataaggaaaattttttcatatatatagaaacaGTAAATAGTttaacttaaaattttttttttccccttttttttttttttacattattaatcAGGTATATAAGAAAGgatattttgttttcaatGAATTTCAAATATTCCTTTTTGTCACGTACTTGTCATTTATTGTagtatattcaaataatcAGTGTCTCGGTTAAATTTATAGAACAACAAAAAggagtatatacatatacgtatacacacatagacatatatatttataaatatatatattgttagaGTGTGGATATACCtacacgtacatatgtatatatatatatatatatatatatatatgcgtatcaATATCTATCTACACTCATGGTTGAGTAACTCACCTTGTTCTTTTTgatttttcccctttttaaTAGAAAAGCTTTTCCTAATAAACAATGTAGGCATACAAATTGAGAAGAAGGATTTGTTCCAGCGTCAGttgaaatttatttgtttaaatgACGTAAAAAGCATTTTCATTAATGAGGTAATGggcatttaaaaaaaaaaagaaaaaaaaaaaaaaaaagtaaagaaaatGTGGATTATTAACACTTTCAACATTATTATAAGTAATGCAATCGAAgtaatttgtttaattattatCTCATATCTTTTGACGTTTATTAAAGgccatatacatatttgaaATATGCCCCTATTTGTGCATCATCCTGAAAAACAACAAATTCGTTGTTCTCTTTGAGGTACGAAAGAAACAAAAGAAacgaaaaaaacgaaaaaaacgaaaaaaggAAGACATGGATAACCATTTGGTTcgtatgtgtacatatgtatgtatgtgcatgtgCGAGATTGCCTAACGAGGTGTgatcttttttctttcttttttttttttaacagaaTTTTAACTTAGAAATGAAAAGCTTAGTAAACATATATAGGGATATGAAAAGAATAGTTTTTTATAACGATTACAAAAAGTTAAGAGGTGTGAAAGCAGTAGATATCAAGGAAGAAAAAGGTGAAAacgaagaagaaaataattttgtattcCTTGACGATGTTGCATATGCAGCAAATATTAAATCTTCTagtgaagaagaaaatatttttaaattattaaattttagttCAGGAGAAAACCATAAAATTGATGATAAATCACAAGAACTtgagaaaatgaaa
Proteins encoded:
- the PmUG01_09050500 gene encoding phosphatidylinositol N-acetylglucosaminyltransferase subunit H, putative translates to MKNEIRKIEHVYGIEYVSEKKEKKKKVLFVLIILSLYYMYNLYAVYKKGYFVFNEFQIFLFVTYLSFIVVYSNNQCLEKLFLINNVGIQIEKKDLFQRQLKFICLNDVKSIFINEAIYIFEICPYLCIILKNNKFVVLFENFNLEMKSLVNIYRDMKRIVFYNDYKKLRGVKAVDIKEEKGENEEENNFVFLDDVAYAANIKSSSEEENIFKLLNFSSGENHKIDDKSQELEKMKIYDIYINKKLALEIMNN